The window TGAAGCATGTGGACAGTGCACAATTACCAAGGGGGAGCCAAGAGGAAAGCCACCTGCGTGTTTTAGGAGccataataaaacagaaaaggaagcaagtgtGATTTTGGTAGCAGGTTTTATTTAATAGGTTTTATATAGTGGCTATCTAAAATATAGCCATGGTGGCATGTGGCCCTGGCTGCATGCTGGGGTCCCAGTGCTGTGTGGGCAAGGTGCAGGCCTGGGGCAAGGTGGGCGTCACCACAGGGTTATAAACACTGCTAGGCGGGCTCGGCTCGCTCTGGGTTTCATTCCTAGAGGCCTGGGAACCGGATCACagtgtcttttgttttgttttaaaggtttatttatttttattggaaaggcagatttacagagaggaagatcctccgtccagtgattcactccccaagtggccgcaacgaccggcactgcgccgatccgaagccggtgTGTGACTGAGTATCagtgtcaggagcttcctccgggtctcccgcaggagggagctggataggaagcggggctgccaggacatgaactgccaccctTATGGAGTCCCAGCACTGCAAGGAGATGATTAGCGAGTTTGctgttgtgccgggcccaatgtgtcttttttgtttgtttgttttcaagtgAAAACTCTCACTGtgattcttaagatttatttatttacttgaaagcagagttagagagaaagcctccatctgctggttcagtggtttgctgggccaggctgcagccaggagccagaaacttcagatctcccatgtgggtgcagggtgcaggcccTTGTCTACCAGCGCTTTCCCCGCTATATACAGGAAGCTGGGCGGGAAATGTGGCAGCTTAATGCTAATGCCGTAGatggtggctttatccactacgccacagcaccatccccaatttttgtttgtttatattatttatttgttaagtGGAATAACcgaatattccatccactggctcactacaCAGCTGGATGCGATGGTTGGGGCTATGCCAGCctaaagccaagaatcaggaactcgatccgagtctcccacctggttcaggggcccaagtacccgagccatcctctgcttttttcctAGGCTATCtgcagggagcgggatcagaagtggaacagctgggattcgaacttgtgcccatataggaagtcagcaccacaggtggtggcttaatgtgctgtgtcaCAGCCCCTTCCTGTGAATGTAATGCGCAGCAGGCTCTGGAATCTGCTGGAGCGTCTGGCTGAAGAACTTCTGACTGCCTTGTAGATCACTGGTTTGCTAAGTGTATTACAGGGAGCCTGCGAAGCCAGGAGGCTAGCAAAGCTTTTTCCTAGAATAATGCTGATAGTCTTCACTTCCTTTTGCTCCAGAGGTCACCACGAAGAAGAGGAAGTTAGGGAAGAATCCAGATGTGGACACGAGCTTCTTGCCTGATCGAGACCGCGAGGTGAAGGCTGCCTGGTCCCAGCCCTGACCTTGACCCactccccatcccagccctggctgaggcTCTGGGGGAGCAGCACCGGGCCTCAcgcctggactgctttcctgtCTTAGGAGGAGGAGAACCGACTCCGGGAAGAGTTGCGGCAGGAGTGGGAAGCCAAGCAGGAGAAGATCAAGAGTAAGTGCCCGGGCCAGGGGCCGCGGTAGGCGGGTCTGCGGCCCAGACTGGCTCTCGGCCCGCAGTGCCCTGAGCAGTGGACCGAGTCCTGAGGAAACTTCGGGGATGGGTGTGTGGGGACGCCTGGACGTGGAGGCCAAGAGGCACGTATGCTTTGCAGGTGAGGAGATTGAAATCACCTTCAGTTACTGGGATGGCTCTGGGCACCGGCGCACAGTCAAGGTGGGCAGCTGGGCTCggtggcccttggctttggcagAAGGAGCTTCTTGGCTTTGCAGTCTCCCTACATACTCCACCAGGATCCGGAGGGCGGCTGGCTGCGGCTGAGGCTGAGGGCCTGAGCCGCAGTCCCTGGAGAGCCCTTCCTCAGGGCTTCTGTATTGCTACCAAGCCCTTGACTTAACTGCTGGCGTCTCTTGCAGATGAAGAAGGGCAACACGATGCAGCAGTTCCTGCAGAAAGCCCTCGAGATCTTGCGGAGGGACTTCAGTGAGCTCAGGTGAgccgtgtgtgagtgtgtgtgcagggacctaTAGCATCAGCACTCCCTAGCCTGGCTTGTTCCTGCTTTTCCGGCAGTGGCCCCTGtgtgccagccctggctctgctccctcccagtAGAGgtgccacctgcccacctgcccatgcATCCCCTCCCTCTTGTCCTCAGGTCAGCAGGCGTGGAACAGCTCATGTACATCAAGGAGGATCTGATCATCCCCCATGTGAGTCCCTGGGCCCAGGCCCACgtggggaggcagtgggggctggagtccgGCCTGCAGGCCAGCACTGTCTGTCCTTGACTCCTAGCATCACAGCTTCTATGACTTCATTGTAACCAAGGCCCGAGGAAAGAGTGGTGAGTGCTCTGGCCCTAGCTGTTGCCTGCTTCTGGTGCCCGGGTGcggggaggctgtgggaggctgcAGCACGTGCGTCCCGCTGTAGGGCCGCTCTTTAACTTCGACGTGCATGATGACGTGCGGCTGCTCAGTGACGCCACCGTGGAGAAGGATGAGGTATGTGCCGTGGGGGCTGGGTCCCATGCCTGGGCCGATGTCCGTGGGGCCGGGCGGGCAGGTGTCAGCCCGTGTGTGTCCTCCCCAGTCGCACGCGGGCAAGGTGGTGCTGAGGAGCTGGTACGAGAAGAACAAGCACATCTTCCCTGCCAGCCGCTGGGAGCCCTATGACCCCGAGAAGAAGTGGGACAAGTACACGGTgaggagctggggccaggctggcaggCGTGGGCGGGACTCAGCGGCCGGGCAGACTTGTCACAGCAGTGTCCTTCCGTGCTCCCGCACCCGCCTTGTCCTCGCACCAGATCCGCTGAGTGTCCGGGAGGCTGTGAGGCGTCAGCTGCCCTGGACCGCCGCAGGCCACTCCTGCATCTTCATAGCTCCCGACCCCCCTGCCCTCATCCCCTTCCTTTCCTGTTCCAATAAACAAGTTCACCCACCCTTGGAGCACTGCGTTGTGGGGAGGCCTGTTTGCTTCAGGAAGCTCATTCACCGAACGAAATTCCAGTGCGGTCCAGGCCGCAGCCACCTGGCCTACTTAGTTCCACTGCAGTGCCAACTATGGCAGAAAGTGTGTTTGGCAGTACGGGCAGCATAGTGGAGGGGGAACAGGAGAAGCACACGTGTGTGCAAGGGAAGGCTCAGCTGCCCCTATGGGCACATGCATTCCTGCAGCATCTGTGTGGCACTGGCACTCTGCTCGGGCTGTGATGCTGTTGCTGTCGGCTGCTGTGAGTTCCCGGTGATCACTACTTACACTCTGTGGCCAGTCCTGCTCTGTTGCGTGGGGCCACTTGCAGTGACAGTCCAGGCACTGGAGGCAGGTTCGTGGGTTCTGAGCTCCCAGCGTCAGCAGCCGTAGCCCTTCACGTGGCACCACAGCAGTGCAGGGGTGAGCCGAGGCCTGGCTCCGGGAGGCTGAGGAAGCTGGGCTCGTCGTGTgctcccagccctcctccctgtcGCTTGTggccaagcaggaagcagggagaagAGGCAGCTGAGGTGAATGATGGGCAGCACACTagctcacctctggccagcgTGCAGAGCTGATGGCAGTGGCCAGTGGGCTGGCTTGAGGCAGaagacctgcttcccattcagccatGGCCGAAAGTCCTGACTGGCAGTGAGGTGCTCTTGGGTTCTCGGCACTGTGGCTGGCATGGGCCATGTGGGATTctagggaggacagaggaggtaGAGTAGGTCAGGGTGCTTTGGGGGCACGGTAGGGAGGGGCATAGGAGCTAGCCTGTTGGGCTCCCAGGAGCTGTGGGTTCACGCGCTGCTCTGTGCCAAGCCCATTGTGCTCTTTGAGAAGCCACCGGAAGAGGTGACACACCCTGTAGCCTCTGGAGCATCAGCACCTTGTGGCTAGTCTCAGTCCCTGGAGCGCAGctggtgggagtggagggagcCTTATGTGGTCTAGGCCAGGGAAGGAGACACGCATCGTTAGCTAGAAAAGCCTTCCAAGGCAGAGGTACTCCCTGTCTAGCTGGCGGCTGAGGAGGCGAGGTAGGTGAGTTCTGGGACACTGTGGGCTGGCTTGTTTCACATCTGCTTGGAGTCCTTGGGGACCTGCGGtccatgtgaatgtggagttcggaaGAGAGCTGGGCACCGCCTCTGCCCCCAACTGGCTCCTTACTGGCTTGCTCCTGTAGGCAAAGACGGGGTATGGGAATCCACACGGTGCTTCAACTGGTTTGCCCCTACCTCTACATCTTGCCACATACTGCCAGCCAACAGTATAGCCACCCAGCCCACATGCCTGGTCACTGGCTGCGCTCGCAGAACAGCTCGCTCTGTCTTCAGCGGCCTTACCTAGGCCCTGAGCCAGTGTGCTGGCCCCAGTAGGGGGTGCCTGCTGAGCAGTGTGGGAGCTGCGGTACCTCTGTGTGGCATTTGCCTTTTaatttatagttttaatttttcaaatgcaaaaatTGACATTACCAAATCAGCTGGGACTAGTGTGGCTTAAGGGGTTAAACTACTGTATATAACGCAACATTTTGTGTGAACAGTAATTCAAGTGCCAGCtgcccaattcttttttttttttaaagatttatttatttcattacaaagtcagatatacagagaggagagacagagaggaagatcttccgtccgatgattcactccccaagtgagccgcaacgggccggtgcgcgctgatccgatgccgggaacctggaacctcttccgggtttcccacgcgggtgcagggtcccaaggctttgggccgtcctccactgctttcccaggccacaagcagggagctggatgggaagtggagctgccgggattagaaccggcgcccatatgggatcccggggcattcaaggcgaggacttaagccgctaggccatgccgccgggcccctgctgcccaattctaatccagcatcctgacaatgcacctggggaagcagtggctgATGGTCCAAGTGCGTTGGTCCTTGCCACTACCTAGGGGAccaagctggagttccaggcttcctcctggctttagcctggtcccaCCCTGGTAGGTGTGGGGCATTTAGGGGTTGAATCAGAAAATAGAAGACCACTtcatccctccctttctccttcattctagttttcaaatatatatatatatatatatttttttttaaatttgctcattttatatcaatcagtttattttatttatagattttcattttacttttattacaaagtcagatatacagagaggaggagagacagagaggaagtggagctgctgggattagaaccggtgaccatatgggatcctggcgaggaccttagccactaggccacgccaccaggcccataaatatatatttttaaatacccCAAATTAGCCATTAACCAGCTCAATTCCAACTAGAACATTTATGGGCTGTACAATTCACCTGTGTGACCTGTTCTCAATGTTTTCATCACCCCAAGCTCACAACAATGTCCCCATTCCTTCTGCTCTAAGTTCCTGGAGGTTGCAAATGTATGGTGTTTATGGATTTAATTgtggccaggactttagccactgtgccatcccTCTGGACCCCTcctatattcttaatttctgatatatcagctttcatttgattcattttctgtgtgaccTGTTCCTTAAATTTCGTGAACTCCTTGTTGTTACGAAGCTTTATAATATGtggtttgaattctgtatcccccattttctcgatgtcttcctcagttaactctgaggttggcattgggttttgctcctttgcaggggagtcttcagtaatattcattgtgcctctgtctcctcttttgctctttgccattgtacttctggttagcagattcttttccttggggcaggtttctgagctctgtcacccacaggtctacagtttgattttacttattgcggttggtacacaactctttgtttgcagtcacttgtgccactaactccagtaagttccaggtctgggttcttatgctagatttccaccgtggtctccacagccccagctcctggctcaccactctccacctcctgtgataccgtgctgaggctgcactgttgtctctgcaacctttctcccacttcctgttagagcagttcccaggattatggAGACAATAGGAGTTCTATATGGCTAGgttgttggctgttaggtctgagggttacacggacctattttgacccatatgataccatagtcggtattattttccctgtcgg is drawn from Ochotona princeps isolate mOchPri1 chromosome X, mOchPri1.hap1, whole genome shotgun sequence and contains these coding sequences:
- the FAM50A gene encoding protein FAM50A; the protein is MAQYKGAASEAGRAMHLMKKREKQREQMEQMKQRIAEENIMKSNIDKKFSAHYDAVEAELKSSTVGLVTLNDMKAKQEALVKEREKQLAKKEQSKELQLKLEKLREKERKKEAKRKISSLSFTLEEEEEGREEDEAAMDEEDLEREEVTTKKRKLGKNPDVDTSFLPDRDREEEENRLREELRQEWEAKQEKIKSEEIEITFSYWDGSGHRRTVKMKKGNTMQQFLQKALEILRRDFSELRSAGVEQLMYIKEDLIIPHHHSFYDFIVTKARGKSGPLFNFDVHDDVRLLSDATVEKDESHAGKVVLRSWYEKNKHIFPASRWEPYDPEKKWDKYTIR